Within Nocardioides rotundus, the genomic segment TCTACAACGAGGACGTCTCCTTCGGCCGGACGGTGCGGGGCCACGGTCTGCGTCAGCGGCTGCGCACCGACCTGCTGGTGCCGCACGCGAGCGGAGGCTCGGGCGCCCCGTCGCTGGAGATGATGCGGCTGCGGGGCGCGTCGATGGCCCGTTACGTGCGCGCGGGTCGCGGGCCCGCGGCGAGCCGGGTGATCTCCTCGGCGCTGGCGGCGGGCTACCTGGTGCGCGTGGTCGAGCAGCGCGCGCTGCGCAACCCCGGGCGCGCGGCCGAGCACATGTCCTATGTCCGCGGGGTGATGACCGGGCGTGCCTGGGTCGCGGGTCGTGAGGTGACCGCGGGTGGCTGAGTCGGTCACCGTCCTGGTCCCCGCGCTCGACGAGTCGGCGTCGATCGACGCGTGCCTGCTCTCGGTGCGCGCCCAGACCCACCGGGACCTGCACATCGTGGTCGTGGACAACGGCTCCACCGACGACACCCGCGACCGGGTGCGCGCGCACGCGTCCGCCGACCCCCGGGTCGAGCTGGTCGAGCACCCGCAGCGCTCCATCCCAGGAGCCCTCAACGCCGGGCTGCAGGCCGCACGCGGCACGTGGCTGGTCCGGGTCGACGCGCACTCCACCGTCCCGCCCGACTACGTCGCGCGCGCGGTCGAGCGCCTCGGGACCGGTCGATGGGCAGGGGTCGGCGGGCGCAAGGACGCCGTGGCCCGCACCGGTGCCGGCAAGGCGATCGCCGCCGTCCTCGGCTCGCGTCTCGCCGTCGGCGGTTCGGTCTACCACCACGGCGACACCGTCCAGGAGGTCGACCACATCCCGTTCGGGGCCTACCCGACCTCGCTGGTCCGGCAGCTCGGCGGATGGCGGGAGGACATCGCCAACAACGAGGACTTCGAGTTCGACCAGCGGCTGCGCGCGCACGGGCCGCTGCTGTTCGACCCGGAGCTGAGGATCAGCTGGCACGGCAAGGAGACGGTCGGCGACCTGTTCGCCCAGTACCGCCGCTACGGCACCGGCAAGCCCGCGGTGGCGCTGGCGCACCCGGCGAGCGTGAGCCCCCGACACCTGTTGCCGCCGGCGCTCGTGGCGTGGCTGGCCGGGGCGGCGACGGCGGTGCCGCGCAGGCCCGGGCTGGCGGCCGCGATGGCCGCGCCGTACCTCCTCGTCGTCGGCGCCTGCTCCGCGAGCATCGTGCGCGACCTGCCCGACGACGCGGAGCCTACGACGGTCCCCGCGGCCCTGGTCGCGATGCAGGTCGGCTGGGGCGTGGGGTTCTGGGAGGGTGCCGCCCGGCTGGTCAGGGGAGGCTGGAGACGGCCTCGTCGGGCGTGACCAGCGCGGCCCGTCGGGCGGCCGTCCACCTGCGGGTCCAGTAGCCGACCCGCCAGCCCAGCTGCCAGACCCGCCCGATGCGCCGTACCGGACCCGGGGCGTCGGCGGCCCCTCCCGCGTCCGCGGGATAACGGCTGGCGAGCTCGGCGAATCCGCGACCGTAGGCCAGCCCCTGACGCCACCGGCCGGGGGTGGAGGCGCGCAGCCGCAGGTGGACCAGGACGTCGTCGGCGAACGCCAGCTCCACACCCTCCCGTTGCACCCGCCAGCACAGGTCGGTGTCCTCCAGCACCCGCAGCGTTTCGTCGAAGCCCCCGACCTCGACGAACAGGGCACGCTCGATGCCCAGGTTGCAGCTGCCCGCGTGCGGGGCGAGATAGCCGGGGGTGCGCTGGAGCCCCTCCTGCTGCTCCACCGTCCGGGTGCGCAGGACCGAGGGTCGGTTGAGCATCCGCCCGTCCAGCCGTCCCGCGACGAAGCGATGCCGCTCCAGGGCGTCGCACATGCGCGCCAGCCAGTCGTCGGAGACCACGTCGTCGGCGTCGCAGAAGGCGACCCAGCGTCCGTGCGCGGCGTGCACGCCGACGTTGCGCGCATGGCCCGCGCCGGGCAGGTGCGAGGCGTCGAGCACCCGGAGCGGGAGGCGGTCGCGGAAGCGGCGCACGACCTCCAGGGTGCCGTCGGACGAGCCGTTGTCGCAGACCAGCACCTCCCAGGTCCGGCCCGGCCGCTGCCGGGTCAGGGCAGCCAGCTGCTCGCCGATGCTGTCCGCGGCGTCGCGGCAGGCGATGACGACCGACACCTCGATGACCACGTCGGGCGGCCGTCCGCGCTCGCCGGTCATCGTCGCCGCCCCAGGTCCTTCAGCGACCAGCCCCGAGGCGCCGCGGCCGTGCGTCCGGTCAGAAGTCACCGTCGCGTCGTACCCCCCATCGGGCCTGCTCCTCGCGCAGCTCGTCGACCAGGCGACCCTCCGGGAGGTCGATGTCGGCGTAGCCGATCACCTCGTCGCGGCGGATCGGGCGACGCAGCACGGCCCCCTCGGCGACCCCGATCGGCAGCAGCGCGTCGTGGCGGGTGACGTCGGCCCGCTCGGCCTGGCCGTAGGTGTCGTAGCCGCCGAGGCCGTCCAGGCGCGTGCCTGCGGGCAGGTCGCGCTTGGCGGTCGTCACCACCTCGACCGTGGGCGGCCCCAGCGGCCGGATCGCCGCGTCGTGGAACAGGGCCGCGCGCGCCGCCGTCAGCGGCACCTCGAAGTGGCACAGGTGGTAGGGCGTGTAGAAGCTGTACAGCGGCCCCGTGCCCAGCTTGTAGAGCTCCAGGTAGTGCCGTTGCCGCGGGTCGTCGTGGGTGCCCAGGACGAACACCCCGGGCCCCGGCCGGCTCCCGACCACGTAGTCGACCACCCCGCCGAGCGAGCGGAGCTCGTCCACGTCGTAGGCGTCCACCAGCTCGTCCACGTGACCCGGGTGCTCCGCGCCGCCCATGCCGCGCCGGGCGACGGTCATGCCGGTGGCGTTGGCGACCGTGGCCTGCTCGATGGAGATCTTCGTGCCGTCGGCGAAGCTGGTCACCATGTGCGGGTCCTGGCCCCACCGCTGCGCGAAGCCCGCCTGGGTCGTCGGGTTGCGGTAGGGGTCCTGCAGGCCCTTCACGTTGCCGCACACGAGCGGGGTCAGCCCGATGCTCCGGACGAAGCGGACCAGGTTCATCTGGACGCCGGGCTGGTCGCCGTCGCAGCCGGTCAGCACCACCCCGCGCTCGCGCGCCCGGTGGCTGAGCAGCGGACCGACGGTGGCGTCCACCTCGGCGTTCATCAGCACCACGTGCCTGCCGTGCTCGATCGCGGTCACGACCACGTGGCAGCCGTACTCCACGGCGCCGGTCGCCTCGATCACCACGTCGACCGCATCGGCCTCGCAGACCGCGCGATAGTCGTCGGTGATCGCCGGGACCCCCTCCGCGACGGCCTTGTCCACCCCGTCGGCGTCGGTCACCGCCAGCGGGTCGGTGAGGCCGGCCTCGCGATAGGCCCGCTCGGCGTTGGCGAGGGTCCGATTGGCGATGGCCACGAGCTCCATGCCCGGCACGCTGTTGACGATCTGGTTGGTCACGCCGCGCCCCATGAACCCGGCGCCGACGAGCGCGACCCGGACCGGGTCCGCCTCGCGGGCCCGGTCGCGCAGCGCCTGATCGACGATGATCATCGCGCCACCGCCTCCGTCCCCCACAGGTCCTTCTCGTCACGGTCCGCGAGCAGCGGCCAGGAGGAGTCCTTGGCG encodes:
- a CDS encoding glycosyltransferase; its protein translation is MAESVTVLVPALDESASIDACLLSVRAQTHRDLHIVVVDNGSTDDTRDRVRAHASADPRVELVEHPQRSIPGALNAGLQAARGTWLVRVDAHSTVPPDYVARAVERLGTGRWAGVGGRKDAVARTGAGKAIAAVLGSRLAVGGSVYHHGDTVQEVDHIPFGAYPTSLVRQLGGWREDIANNEDFEFDQRLRAHGPLLFDPELRISWHGKETVGDLFAQYRRYGTGKPAVALAHPASVSPRHLLPPALVAWLAGAATAVPRRPGLAAAMAAPYLLVVGACSASIVRDLPDDAEPTTVPAALVAMQVGWGVGFWEGAARLVRGGWRRPRRA
- a CDS encoding NAD(P)H-dependent oxidoreductase yields the protein MIIVDQALRDRAREADPVRVALVGAGFMGRGVTNQIVNSVPGMELVAIANRTLANAERAYREAGLTDPLAVTDADGVDKAVAEGVPAITDDYRAVCEADAVDVVIEATGAVEYGCHVVVTAIEHGRHVVLMNAEVDATVGPLLSHRARERGVVLTGCDGDQPGVQMNLVRFVRSIGLTPLVCGNVKGLQDPYRNPTTQAGFAQRWGQDPHMVTSFADGTKISIEQATVANATGMTVARRGMGGAEHPGHVDELVDAYDVDELRSLGGVVDYVVGSRPGPGVFVLGTHDDPRQRHYLELYKLGTGPLYSFYTPYHLCHFEVPLTAARAALFHDAAIRPLGPPTVEVVTTAKRDLPAGTRLDGLGGYDTYGQAERADVTRHDALLPIGVAEGAVLRRPIRRDEVIGYADIDLPEGRLVDELREEQARWGVRRDGDF
- a CDS encoding glycosyltransferase; this translates as MTSDRTHGRGASGLVAEGPGAATMTGERGRPPDVVIEVSVVIACRDAADSIGEQLAALTRQRPGRTWEVLVCDNGSSDGTLEVVRRFRDRLPLRVLDASHLPGAGHARNVGVHAAHGRWVAFCDADDVVSDDWLARMCDALERHRFVAGRLDGRMLNRPSVLRTRTVEQQEGLQRTPGYLAPHAGSCNLGIERALFVEVGGFDETLRVLEDTDLCWRVQREGVELAFADDVLVHLRLRASTPGRWRQGLAYGRGFAELASRYPADAGGAADAPGPVRRIGRVWQLGWRVGYWTRRWTAARRAALVTPDEAVSSLP